TCCGGCGGATTCGAGCAATTCCACCAGTGCCACAAACGACAACGCATGCACATGGGAAGGGTCACGCCAGCGTTCCAATTCGTCATATGCGGCGGCTTGTTCCGGCGATTGGCTGAAGACGTCGATCACCACGATTCGCCCACCGGGCTGACAGACTCGCATCATCTCGGCAAGCATCCGCTGCGGGTGGAGCAGATGATGGAACGAATAGCGTGTCATCACGACGGAAAAACTCGCATCGCACCAGGGCAACTGCTCGCCGTCGGCCTGCATCCAGAGAAGATTATCCAATCGCATCTGCTGCTGTCGGGTCTGGGCTTGGGCCAGCATCGCGGGCGTGAGATCCACCCCCACCACCCAGCAAGCCCGCCGGGCGACATCGCAAGTAATCAGTCCCGGTCCACAAGCCACATCCAGCACCACATCTCGATTGGTGATGCCGGCCGTTTCCAGGACAATTGCGTTGGTTTCCGCATTGGAATGGGCCGGAATTTCGGCAAACGGAATGGCTTGTCGGGTGAACTGATCCAAAATCAACTGCCGATGCGTCTGAGCATCCATCGTATCGTTCTCCGCAAGAATGACACCGAATTCGGGTCAAAATCCTGCGGGGGATTGTCTCAGAACCAACGGGGAAGCGTCTTGAATGTTCTGGCATGCCGCTGATATTGGCCTGGGGTGACACCAATCCAACGCTTGAAGTGTCGGGTCAGATGAGCCTGATCCGCGAATCCGGTGCATCCGGCGACATCGACAATTCGCATTCCCTGGCGGAGCAACTGTCGGGCATGATTCAGCCGCATCTGCAAATGATACGCATGCGGCGGAATGCCAAACCATTGACGAAAGGCGCGCGTTAAGGCAACCACACCGATGCCGAGTTCCGCCCCCAGCGACTCAACCAACAAGTTTTGGCCCATTTCGCTGGCAAGCCGATCACGGATATCGGTCAACCATCGGGGCACTTCTCCCAATCGTCGGGACGATCGCTTCTCCGGGTCGCGGTCGCGGCCACCGCCACCGATTCCTTCGACTTCCGTCCAACATTCGCAAAATTCGGCGAGATGTTGAGCGAACTCCGCCTCCGTTGCCGTAGCGCAAATCGTCGCATGCAAGCGTTCCGCGGCCTGCCGACTATTGCCATTCGCAATCGGGGCCAACCCCGTCGCCACCGCCTGCGAATCGCCCCATTTGTGTGATTCTTCCAGAAGTGTACTCGGCAGATAAATCGTCGCAAATTGCCATGGAATATCGCCCTGCGGAATCATCTCATGGACTTCATCGGGGCGCAGCAGCACCAGATGCCCCACGGGACACGGCCACGATTCACCACCACGGACAATCCGCCCCCGACCGGCAATCGTCCAGCTCAGTTGATAATGCCCATGCGCATGCCGCAGCGATGGCTCACGATGCCAGCACGATAACCACGCCTCGACATCGGCCCACGCGGTCGCCCAAAAGGAATTCGCCTGCCCTGCCGATGCCCCCATCTCCGCCCCTCGAACCGCCCGCGAATACCCCGTGCATTCTCGGCACGGGCGTCAATCGAGAGGCCGCAGCAGCGCATCAGGTTCGCTTTGCGAGACCGATCGTGGAGGAGATTGGCGCGGTCTGGCCCCTCATCGGAGGAGCGGCGCGAGGGCGAGTTTTCGGGTGGGTGCGTGAGCGATTTCGGGCCAAATTTTGTCTGCGATTGTGGCCACATCGACTTCGCGGCATTGTTCGGGAGAGAATCGCTGCCAGACGGAAACAGCGTTGAGCAACGCGGGATTCAAGGCATCCAAGGCATCGCGGATTTGCAATAACGGCGTCGGTTGAGCGGCGGATTCCGGCCAGGGCAGATCCCCGGCTAGGTACGCCCGTTGCAGCGATTTGGCCGCTTCGATTTGGGCGGCCATGAATTCGCGGGCCATCTCCGGGGCAAGGTCGTACTGCGCGGCCAATCCTTCGATGCGCAGCAACAGCACTTTTTCCCGTGCGGGATCATCGACCGGCGTGCCTTGCTGCTTTTTCCAAGCGGCGACTTGCGCCATCCAGCGCAATCGTTCGCCCATCAGCCGGAGCAAATTCTCCGCCGCGGCTTGCGGTGCAATGGCCGAGGGCGTTGTCGCAGCTGGCCCGGTTTCGGGAGTGGTGCCGATTCCACGGGG
This DNA window, taken from Tuwongella immobilis, encodes the following:
- a CDS encoding class I SAM-dependent methyltransferase, which gives rise to MDAQTHRQLILDQFTRQAIPFAEIPAHSNAETNAIVLETAGITNRDVVLDVACGPGLITCDVARRACWVVGVDLTPAMLAQAQTRQQQMRLDNLLWMQADGEQLPWCDASFSVVMTRYSFHHLLHPQRMLAEMMRVCQPGGRIVVIDVFSQSPEQAAAYDELERWRDPSHVHALSFVALVELLESAGVRSIRRAFYKVEMELEQSLRASFPHAGDSDRIRERLTADVGVDRLGMGAERRGDQIWFAYPIVVLVGEKP
- a CDS encoding AraC family transcriptional regulator — its product is MGASAGQANSFWATAWADVEAWLSCWHREPSLRHAHGHYQLSWTIAGRGRIVRGGESWPCPVGHLVLLRPDEVHEMIPQGDIPWQFATIYLPSTLLEESHKWGDSQAVATGLAPIANGNSRQAAERLHATICATATEAEFAQHLAEFCECWTEVEGIGGGGRDRDPEKRSSRRLGEVPRWLTDIRDRLASEMGQNLLVESLGAELGIGVVALTRAFRQWFGIPPHAYHLQMRLNHARQLLRQGMRIVDVAGCTGFADQAHLTRHFKRWIGVTPGQYQRHARTFKTLPRWF
- a CDS encoding chorismate mutase, whose translation is MPAELHGWNRRVMPGMVAILLACIPCGCQPTTATDPTPPRGIGTTPETGPAATTPSAIAPQAAAENLLRLMGERLRWMAQVAAWKKQQGTPVDDPAREKVLLLRIEGLAAQYDLAPEMAREFMAAQIEAAKSLQRAYLAGDLPWPESAAQPTPLLQIRDALDALNPALLNAVSVWQRFSPEQCREVDVATIADKIWPEIAHAPTRKLALAPLLR